Part of the Cuniculiplasma divulgatum genome, TGCTAATTCCAATTTTCCTAGCTTTCTCAGAGATAATCGCGTACTCTTCATCTGACATGTACAACATAACTTTTCTTGATAACATATATATGACAATATTAGAGTTGTATATTAATATTGCTGTATCTAAACGTTATTATATGCATATAAAATGTACAATGGTGAAAAAAGTAACACTATACTTGGGCGATGATCTCTTTTCAAGTATACAGAAGCTTAGAGCTTTTTATTTATTCGGGGGAAGCCATGTATCCGACTTACCGGACGTTTCAGATGTTATAGAAGCTTGTATCTATTATGAAAGATTCTATTTAGAAAAAGACCCGGAAGAAGCAACTATC contains:
- a CDS encoding plasmid mobilization protein; protein product: MLSRKVMLYMSDEEYAIISEKARKIGISTSRYLVLSAVGKIRNFNDESQKVA